From a region of the Fibrobacter sp. genome:
- a CDS encoding O-acetylhomoserine aminocarboxypropyltransferase/cysteine synthase: protein MANLETLCVQAGWTPKKGEPRVLPIYQSTTFKYDTSAQMADLFDLKESGYFYTRLQNPTNDAVASKIAQLEGGVGAMLTSSGQAANFYAVFNICEAGDHFISTSAIYGGTSNLFSVTMKKLGIECTFIDQDASDEEVEKAFRPNTKCVFGETVANPAGKILDLKRFADLAHKHGVPMIVDNTFPTPILCRPFEFGVDIVTHSTTKYMDGHAMAVGGAVVDSGNFDWEAHHDKFPGLTEPDPSYHGLRYTEAFGKLCYITKATVQLMRDLGSIQSPQNAFLLNVGLETLFLRMPRHCENALAAAKWLKKHPKVAWVDYAGLEDNASYALAQRQFKGGLPCGVLTFGIKGGRDKSIQFMDALKLICIVTHVADARSCVLHPASHTHRQLSDEQLIEAGVAPDLIRFSVGIENIEDIIADLEQALAQV, encoded by the coding sequence ATGGCAAATCTCGAAACATTGTGCGTTCAGGCTGGCTGGACCCCGAAAAAGGGCGAACCCCGCGTTCTCCCCATTTACCAGAGCACCACTTTCAAGTACGACACTTCCGCCCAGATGGCTGACCTGTTCGACCTGAAGGAATCCGGCTACTTCTATACTCGTCTCCAGAACCCCACCAACGACGCTGTGGCTTCCAAGATCGCCCAGCTGGAAGGTGGCGTAGGTGCCATGCTCACTTCCTCCGGTCAGGCTGCAAACTTCTACGCCGTGTTCAACATCTGCGAAGCTGGCGACCACTTCATTTCCACTTCCGCAATTTACGGCGGTACCAGCAACCTCTTCAGCGTTACCATGAAGAAGCTGGGCATCGAATGCACCTTCATCGACCAGGACGCTTCTGACGAAGAAGTCGAGAAGGCTTTCCGCCCCAACACCAAGTGCGTCTTCGGCGAAACCGTTGCAAACCCGGCTGGCAAGATTCTGGACCTGAAGCGTTTTGCAGATCTGGCTCACAAGCATGGCGTTCCCATGATCGTGGACAACACTTTCCCCACTCCGATCCTCTGCCGTCCTTTTGAATTCGGCGTGGACATCGTGACCCACTCCACCACCAAGTACATGGACGGTCATGCCATGGCTGTGGGTGGCGCAGTGGTCGATAGCGGTAACTTCGACTGGGAAGCCCATCACGACAAGTTCCCGGGCCTTACCGAACCGGATCCGTCTTACCACGGCCTTCGCTACACCGAAGCCTTCGGCAAGCTCTGCTACATCACCAAGGCTACCGTGCAGCTCATGCGCGACCTGGGTTCCATTCAGAGCCCGCAGAATGCATTCCTCCTGAACGTTGGCCTTGAAACCTTGTTCCTCCGCATGCCCCGTCATTGCGAAAACGCTCTCGCCGCTGCCAAGTGGCTGAAGAAGCATCCGAAGGTTGCCTGGGTGGACTACGCAGGTCTCGAAGACAATGCTTCCTACGCTTTGGCCCAGAGGCAGTTCAAGGGCGGCCTGCCCTGCGGCGTGCTCACCTTCGGTATCAAGGGTGGCCGCGACAAGTCCATCCAGTTCATGGATGCCCTGAAGCTGATCTGCATCGTGACCCATGTGGCCGACGCCCGCAGCTGCGTGCTGCACCCCGCAAGCCATACCCACCGCCAGCTTTCCGACGAACAGCTCATCGAGGCTGGCGTTGCTCCTGACCTGATCCGCTTCAGCGTTGGTATCGAAAATATCGAAGATATCATCGCCGACCTGGAACAGGCCCTGGCTCAGGTGTAG